One Panicum virgatum strain AP13 chromosome 9K, P.virgatum_v5, whole genome shotgun sequence genomic region harbors:
- the LOC120648347 gene encoding uncharacterized protein LOC120648347 isoform X17, with the protein MWCSDSKQTLKSRGAGAAGATMGNEESDNFSPTLHKDWSMGLLKLVTATVIFMGGGVPRWTTPSSTSTSATATKNLHQMSSLLEMLDDPDVPLLNVIFHENDPCLAFSVQRKAMESCIEILIVKLLHATKDAALKLVNRLSQENLMAHLSTFLPALLDAFENHSPYIRKSLDATAAWSS; encoded by the exons ATGTGGTGCAGCGACTCCAAGCAGACGCTCAAGTCccggggcgccggcgcggccggggcCACCATGGGAAACGAGGAGTCCGACAACTTCTCGCCCACTCTGCACAAGGACTGGTCCATGGGCCTGCTCAAGctcgtcaccgccaccgtcatcttcatgggcggcggcgtgccgcgCTGGACTACTCCCTCCTCGACGTCAACATCGGCTACTGCGACCAAG AATTTACACCAGATGTCTTCACTTCTTGAGATGCTTGATGATCCAGAT GTGCCATTATTGAATGTCATCTTCCATGAAAATGACCCATGTCTTGCCTTTTCCGTCCAGAGAAAGGCAATGGAGAGCTGCATCGAAATTCTCATAGTTAAATTACTGCATGCAACCAAAGACGCTGCCTTGAAG CTTGTGAATCGATTGTCACAGGAAAACCTCATGGCTCATTTGTCAACATTTCTTCCTGCACTTCTGGATGCTTTTGAAAACCACAGCCCATATATCCGCAAG AGCTTGGACGCCACTGCAGCGTGGTCTAGCTAA
- the LOC120648347 gene encoding uncharacterized protein LOC120648347 isoform X6: MWCSDSKQTLKSRGAGAAGATMGNEESDNFSPTLHKDWSMGLLKLVTATVIFMGGGVPRWTTPSSTSTSATATKRKAMESCIEILIVKLLHATKDAALKAISSQLPCQDEKIIISINSLSKLVNRLSQENLMAHLSTFLPALLDAFENHSPYIRKSSNLLVRPAQAKSTSRSAERTCIFYKQDEVTKINRVFYVVVARHLQPSNYYRSFACLYISKRCVCLSLILFSFSPSTKAELLVAAIYLSMLYAQPE, from the exons ATGTGGTGCAGCGACTCCAAGCAGACGCTCAAGTCccggggcgccggcgcggccggggcCACCATGGGAAACGAGGAGTCCGACAACTTCTCGCCCACTCTGCACAAGGACTGGTCCATGGGCCTGCTCAAGctcgtcaccgccaccgtcatcttcatgggcggcggcgtgccgcgCTGGACTACTCCCTCCTCGACGTCAACATCGGCTACTGCGACCAAG AGAAAGGCAATGGAGAGCTGCATCGAAATTCTCATAGTTAAATTACTGCATGCAACCAAAGACGCTGCCTTGAAG GCCATATCTTCTCAATTACCCTGCCAGGATGAGAAAATTATTATCAGCATCAATAGTTTGAGCAAG CTTGTGAATCGATTGTCACAGGAAAACCTCATGGCTCATTTGTCAACATTTCTTCCTGCACTTCTGGATGCTTTTGAAAACCACAGCCCATATATCCGCAAG AGCAGCAATCTCCTAGTACGTCCtgcacaggccaagagtacGTCAAGATCGGCAGAGCGCACCTGCATCTTTTATAAGCAGGACGAAGTCACGAAGATAAACAGAGTGTTCTATGTGGTTGTAGCTAGGCATTTGCAACCGTCAAACTATTATAGAAGTTTCGCGTGTTTGTACATAAGCAAGAGATGTGTTTGCCTTTCTCTGATTTTGTTTTCATTTTCACCATCCACAAAAGCTGAGCTACTTGTAGCTGCTATTTATTTATCTATGCTATATGCCCAACCTGAATAA
- the LOC120648347 gene encoding uncharacterized protein LOC120648347 isoform X3: MWCSDSKQTLKSRGAGAAGATMGNEESDNFSPTLHKDWSMGLLKLVTATVIFMGGGVPRWTTPSSTSTSATATKVPLLNVIFHENDPCLAFSVQRKAMESCIEILIVKLLHATKDAALKAISSQLPCQDEKIIISINSLSKLVNRLSQENLMAHLSTFLPALLDAFENHSPYIRKSSNLLVRPAQAKSTSRSAERTCIFYKQDEVTKINRVFYVVVARHLQPSNYYRSFACLYISKRCVCLSLILFSFSPSTKAELLVAAIYLSMLYAQPE, encoded by the exons ATGTGGTGCAGCGACTCCAAGCAGACGCTCAAGTCccggggcgccggcgcggccggggcCACCATGGGAAACGAGGAGTCCGACAACTTCTCGCCCACTCTGCACAAGGACTGGTCCATGGGCCTGCTCAAGctcgtcaccgccaccgtcatcttcatgggcggcggcgtgccgcgCTGGACTACTCCCTCCTCGACGTCAACATCGGCTACTGCGACCAAG GTGCCATTATTGAATGTCATCTTCCATGAAAATGACCCATGTCTTGCCTTTTCCGTCCAGAGAAAGGCAATGGAGAGCTGCATCGAAATTCTCATAGTTAAATTACTGCATGCAACCAAAGACGCTGCCTTGAAG GCCATATCTTCTCAATTACCCTGCCAGGATGAGAAAATTATTATCAGCATCAATAGTTTGAGCAAG CTTGTGAATCGATTGTCACAGGAAAACCTCATGGCTCATTTGTCAACATTTCTTCCTGCACTTCTGGATGCTTTTGAAAACCACAGCCCATATATCCGCAAG AGCAGCAATCTCCTAGTACGTCCtgcacaggccaagagtacGTCAAGATCGGCAGAGCGCACCTGCATCTTTTATAAGCAGGACGAAGTCACGAAGATAAACAGAGTGTTCTATGTGGTTGTAGCTAGGCATTTGCAACCGTCAAACTATTATAGAAGTTTCGCGTGTTTGTACATAAGCAAGAGATGTGTTTGCCTTTCTCTGATTTTGTTTTCATTTTCACCATCCACAAAAGCTGAGCTACTTGTAGCTGCTATTTATTTATCTATGCTATATGCCCAACCTGAATAA
- the LOC120648347 gene encoding uncharacterized protein LOC120648347 isoform X13, protein MWCSDSKQTLKSRGAGAAGATMGNEESDNFSPTLHKDWSMGLLKLVTATVIFMGGGVPRWTTPSSTSTSATATKNLHQMSSLLEMLDDPDVPLLNVIFHENDPCLAFSVQRKAMESCIEILIVKLLHATKDAALKPSSDATWPAAAWSVGQARQRWRVTVGWSQLVARGRHDMVLGRARAPALPRAQAHR, encoded by the exons ATGTGGTGCAGCGACTCCAAGCAGACGCTCAAGTCccggggcgccggcgcggccggggcCACCATGGGAAACGAGGAGTCCGACAACTTCTCGCCCACTCTGCACAAGGACTGGTCCATGGGCCTGCTCAAGctcgtcaccgccaccgtcatcttcatgggcggcggcgtgccgcgCTGGACTACTCCCTCCTCGACGTCAACATCGGCTACTGCGACCAAG AATTTACACCAGATGTCTTCACTTCTTGAGATGCTTGATGATCCAGAT GTGCCATTATTGAATGTCATCTTCCATGAAAATGACCCATGTCTTGCCTTTTCCGTCCAGAGAAAGGCAATGGAGAGCTGCATCGAAATTCTCATAGTTAAATTACTGCATGCAACCAAAGACGCTGCCTTGAAG CCCAGCTCGGACGCAACATGGCCCGCTGCGGCCTGGAGCGTTGGGCAGGCAAGGCAACGGTGGCGCGTCACAGTGGGTTGGTCCCAGTTGGTGGCCAGAGGGCGGCACGACATGGTCCTTggtcgagctcgagctccaGCACTACCTCGAGCTCAAGCACATCGATGA
- the LOC120648347 gene encoding uncharacterized protein LOC120648347 isoform X11: MWCSDSKQTLKSRGAGAAGATMGNEESDNFSPTLHKDWSMGLLKLVTATVIFMGGGVPRWTTPSSTSTSATATKNLHQMSSLLEMLDDPDVPLLNVIFHENDPCLAFSVQRKAMESCIEILIVKLLHATKDAALKAISSQLPCQDEKIIISINSLSKLVNRLSQENLMAHLSTFLPALLDAFENHSPYIRKSLDATAAWSS, translated from the exons ATGTGGTGCAGCGACTCCAAGCAGACGCTCAAGTCccggggcgccggcgcggccggggcCACCATGGGAAACGAGGAGTCCGACAACTTCTCGCCCACTCTGCACAAGGACTGGTCCATGGGCCTGCTCAAGctcgtcaccgccaccgtcatcttcatgggcggcggcgtgccgcgCTGGACTACTCCCTCCTCGACGTCAACATCGGCTACTGCGACCAAG AATTTACACCAGATGTCTTCACTTCTTGAGATGCTTGATGATCCAGAT GTGCCATTATTGAATGTCATCTTCCATGAAAATGACCCATGTCTTGCCTTTTCCGTCCAGAGAAAGGCAATGGAGAGCTGCATCGAAATTCTCATAGTTAAATTACTGCATGCAACCAAAGACGCTGCCTTGAAG GCCATATCTTCTCAATTACCCTGCCAGGATGAGAAAATTATTATCAGCATCAATAGTTTGAGCAAG CTTGTGAATCGATTGTCACAGGAAAACCTCATGGCTCATTTGTCAACATTTCTTCCTGCACTTCTGGATGCTTTTGAAAACCACAGCCCATATATCCGCAAG AGCTTGGACGCCACTGCAGCGTGGTCTAGCTAA
- the LOC120648347 gene encoding uncharacterized protein LOC120648347 isoform X7 gives MWCSDSKQTLKSRGAGAAGATMGNEESDNFSPTLHKDWSMGLLKLVTATVIFMGGGVPRWTTPSSTSTSATATKRKAMESCIEILIVKLLHATKDAALKLVNRLSQENLMAHLSTFLPALLDAFENHSPYIRKSSNLLVRPAQAKSTSRSAERTCIFYKQDEVTKINRVFYVVVARHLQPSNYYRSFACLYISKRCVCLSLILFSFSPSTKAELLVAAIYLSMLYAQPE, from the exons ATGTGGTGCAGCGACTCCAAGCAGACGCTCAAGTCccggggcgccggcgcggccggggcCACCATGGGAAACGAGGAGTCCGACAACTTCTCGCCCACTCTGCACAAGGACTGGTCCATGGGCCTGCTCAAGctcgtcaccgccaccgtcatcttcatgggcggcggcgtgccgcgCTGGACTACTCCCTCCTCGACGTCAACATCGGCTACTGCGACCAAG AGAAAGGCAATGGAGAGCTGCATCGAAATTCTCATAGTTAAATTACTGCATGCAACCAAAGACGCTGCCTTGAAG CTTGTGAATCGATTGTCACAGGAAAACCTCATGGCTCATTTGTCAACATTTCTTCCTGCACTTCTGGATGCTTTTGAAAACCACAGCCCATATATCCGCAAG AGCAGCAATCTCCTAGTACGTCCtgcacaggccaagagtacGTCAAGATCGGCAGAGCGCACCTGCATCTTTTATAAGCAGGACGAAGTCACGAAGATAAACAGAGTGTTCTATGTGGTTGTAGCTAGGCATTTGCAACCGTCAAACTATTATAGAAGTTTCGCGTGTTTGTACATAAGCAAGAGATGTGTTTGCCTTTCTCTGATTTTGTTTTCATTTTCACCATCCACAAAAGCTGAGCTACTTGTAGCTGCTATTTATTTATCTATGCTATATGCCCAACCTGAATAA
- the LOC120648347 gene encoding uncharacterized protein LOC120648347 isoform X14 produces the protein MWCSDSKQTLKSRGAGAAGATMGNEESDNFSPTLHKDWSMGLLKLVTATVIFMGGGVPRWTTPSSTSTSATATKNLHQMSSLLEMLDDPDVPTRELALSLLVEILEKHRKAMESCIEILIVKLLHATKDAALKPSSDATWPAAAWSVGQARQRWRVTVGWSQLVARGRHDMVLGRARAPALPRAQAHR, from the exons ATGTGGTGCAGCGACTCCAAGCAGACGCTCAAGTCccggggcgccggcgcggccggggcCACCATGGGAAACGAGGAGTCCGACAACTTCTCGCCCACTCTGCACAAGGACTGGTCCATGGGCCTGCTCAAGctcgtcaccgccaccgtcatcttcatgggcggcggcgtgccgcgCTGGACTACTCCCTCCTCGACGTCAACATCGGCTACTGCGACCAAG AATTTACACCAGATGTCTTCACTTCTTGAGATGCTTGATGATCCAGATGTACCCACCAGAGAGCTAGCCCTTTCTCTATTGGTTGAAATTCTTGAAAAGCAC AGAAAGGCAATGGAGAGCTGCATCGAAATTCTCATAGTTAAATTACTGCATGCAACCAAAGACGCTGCCTTGAAG CCCAGCTCGGACGCAACATGGCCCGCTGCGGCCTGGAGCGTTGGGCAGGCAAGGCAACGGTGGCGCGTCACAGTGGGTTGGTCCCAGTTGGTGGCCAGAGGGCGGCACGACATGGTCCTTggtcgagctcgagctccaGCACTACCTCGAGCTCAAGCACATCGATGA
- the LOC120648347 gene encoding uncharacterized protein LOC120648347 isoform X1: MWCSDSKQTLKSRGAGAAGATMGNEESDNFSPTLHKDWSMGLLKLVTATVIFMGGGVPRWTTPSSTSTSATATKNLHQMSSLLEMLDDPDVPLLNVIFHENDPCLAFSVQRKAMESCIEILIVKLLHATKDAALKAISSQLPCQDEKIIISINSLSKLVNRLSQENLMAHLSTFLPALLDAFENHSPYIRKSSNLLVRPAQAKSTSRSAERTCIFYKQDEVTKINRVFYVVVARHLQPSNYYRSFACLYISKRCVCLSLILFSFSPSTKAELLVAAIYLSMLYAQPE; the protein is encoded by the exons ATGTGGTGCAGCGACTCCAAGCAGACGCTCAAGTCccggggcgccggcgcggccggggcCACCATGGGAAACGAGGAGTCCGACAACTTCTCGCCCACTCTGCACAAGGACTGGTCCATGGGCCTGCTCAAGctcgtcaccgccaccgtcatcttcatgggcggcggcgtgccgcgCTGGACTACTCCCTCCTCGACGTCAACATCGGCTACTGCGACCAAG AATTTACACCAGATGTCTTCACTTCTTGAGATGCTTGATGATCCAGAT GTGCCATTATTGAATGTCATCTTCCATGAAAATGACCCATGTCTTGCCTTTTCCGTCCAGAGAAAGGCAATGGAGAGCTGCATCGAAATTCTCATAGTTAAATTACTGCATGCAACCAAAGACGCTGCCTTGAAG GCCATATCTTCTCAATTACCCTGCCAGGATGAGAAAATTATTATCAGCATCAATAGTTTGAGCAAG CTTGTGAATCGATTGTCACAGGAAAACCTCATGGCTCATTTGTCAACATTTCTTCCTGCACTTCTGGATGCTTTTGAAAACCACAGCCCATATATCCGCAAG AGCAGCAATCTCCTAGTACGTCCtgcacaggccaagagtacGTCAAGATCGGCAGAGCGCACCTGCATCTTTTATAAGCAGGACGAAGTCACGAAGATAAACAGAGTGTTCTATGTGGTTGTAGCTAGGCATTTGCAACCGTCAAACTATTATAGAAGTTTCGCGTGTTTGTACATAAGCAAGAGATGTGTTTGCCTTTCTCTGATTTTGTTTTCATTTTCACCATCCACAAAAGCTGAGCTACTTGTAGCTGCTATTTATTTATCTATGCTATATGCCCAACCTGAATAA
- the LOC120648347 gene encoding uncharacterized protein LOC120648347 isoform X2, translating to MWCSDSKQTLKSRGAGAAGATMGNEESDNFSPTLHKDWSMGLLKLVTATVIFMGGGVPRWTTPSSTSTSATATKNLHQMSSLLEMLDDPDVPTRELALSLLVEILEKHRKAMESCIEILIVKLLHATKDAALKAISSQLPCQDEKIIISINSLSKLVNRLSQENLMAHLSTFLPALLDAFENHSPYIRKSSNLLVRPAQAKSTSRSAERTCIFYKQDEVTKINRVFYVVVARHLQPSNYYRSFACLYISKRCVCLSLILFSFSPSTKAELLVAAIYLSMLYAQPE from the exons ATGTGGTGCAGCGACTCCAAGCAGACGCTCAAGTCccggggcgccggcgcggccggggcCACCATGGGAAACGAGGAGTCCGACAACTTCTCGCCCACTCTGCACAAGGACTGGTCCATGGGCCTGCTCAAGctcgtcaccgccaccgtcatcttcatgggcggcggcgtgccgcgCTGGACTACTCCCTCCTCGACGTCAACATCGGCTACTGCGACCAAG AATTTACACCAGATGTCTTCACTTCTTGAGATGCTTGATGATCCAGATGTACCCACCAGAGAGCTAGCCCTTTCTCTATTGGTTGAAATTCTTGAAAAGCAC AGAAAGGCAATGGAGAGCTGCATCGAAATTCTCATAGTTAAATTACTGCATGCAACCAAAGACGCTGCCTTGAAG GCCATATCTTCTCAATTACCCTGCCAGGATGAGAAAATTATTATCAGCATCAATAGTTTGAGCAAG CTTGTGAATCGATTGTCACAGGAAAACCTCATGGCTCATTTGTCAACATTTCTTCCTGCACTTCTGGATGCTTTTGAAAACCACAGCCCATATATCCGCAAG AGCAGCAATCTCCTAGTACGTCCtgcacaggccaagagtacGTCAAGATCGGCAGAGCGCACCTGCATCTTTTATAAGCAGGACGAAGTCACGAAGATAAACAGAGTGTTCTATGTGGTTGTAGCTAGGCATTTGCAACCGTCAAACTATTATAGAAGTTTCGCGTGTTTGTACATAAGCAAGAGATGTGTTTGCCTTTCTCTGATTTTGTTTTCATTTTCACCATCCACAAAAGCTGAGCTACTTGTAGCTGCTATTTATTTATCTATGCTATATGCCCAACCTGAATAA
- the LOC120648347 gene encoding uncharacterized protein LOC120648347 isoform X8: MWCSDSKQTLKSRGAGAAGATMGNEESDNFSPTLHKDWSMGLLKLVTATVIFMGGGVPRWTTPSSTSTSATATKNLHQMSSLLEMLDDPDVPLLNVIFHENDPCLAFSVQRKAMESCIEILIVKLLHATKDAALKAISSQLPCQDEKIIISINSLSKLVNRLSQENLMAHLSTFLPALLDAFENHSPYIRKQSPSTSCTGQEYVKIGRAHLHLL; the protein is encoded by the exons ATGTGGTGCAGCGACTCCAAGCAGACGCTCAAGTCccggggcgccggcgcggccggggcCACCATGGGAAACGAGGAGTCCGACAACTTCTCGCCCACTCTGCACAAGGACTGGTCCATGGGCCTGCTCAAGctcgtcaccgccaccgtcatcttcatgggcggcggcgtgccgcgCTGGACTACTCCCTCCTCGACGTCAACATCGGCTACTGCGACCAAG AATTTACACCAGATGTCTTCACTTCTTGAGATGCTTGATGATCCAGAT GTGCCATTATTGAATGTCATCTTCCATGAAAATGACCCATGTCTTGCCTTTTCCGTCCAGAGAAAGGCAATGGAGAGCTGCATCGAAATTCTCATAGTTAAATTACTGCATGCAACCAAAGACGCTGCCTTGAAG GCCATATCTTCTCAATTACCCTGCCAGGATGAGAAAATTATTATCAGCATCAATAGTTTGAGCAAG CTTGTGAATCGATTGTCACAGGAAAACCTCATGGCTCATTTGTCAACATTTCTTCCTGCACTTCTGGATGCTTTTGAAAACCACAGCCCATATATCCGCAAG CAATCTCCTAGTACGTCCtgcacaggccaagagtacGTCAAGATCGGCAGAGCGCACCTGCATCTTTTATAA
- the LOC120648347 gene encoding uncharacterized protein LOC120648347 isoform X4, with amino-acid sequence MWCSDSKQTLKSRGAGAAGATMGNEESDNFSPTLHKDWSMGLLKLVTATVIFMGGGVPRWTTPSSTSTSATATKNLHQMSSLLEMLDDPDVPLLNVIFHENDPCLAFSVQRKAMESCIEILIVKLLHATKDAALKLVNRLSQENLMAHLSTFLPALLDAFENHSPYIRKSSNLLVRPAQAKSTSRSAERTCIFYKQDEVTKINRVFYVVVARHLQPSNYYRSFACLYISKRCVCLSLILFSFSPSTKAELLVAAIYLSMLYAQPE; translated from the exons ATGTGGTGCAGCGACTCCAAGCAGACGCTCAAGTCccggggcgccggcgcggccggggcCACCATGGGAAACGAGGAGTCCGACAACTTCTCGCCCACTCTGCACAAGGACTGGTCCATGGGCCTGCTCAAGctcgtcaccgccaccgtcatcttcatgggcggcggcgtgccgcgCTGGACTACTCCCTCCTCGACGTCAACATCGGCTACTGCGACCAAG AATTTACACCAGATGTCTTCACTTCTTGAGATGCTTGATGATCCAGAT GTGCCATTATTGAATGTCATCTTCCATGAAAATGACCCATGTCTTGCCTTTTCCGTCCAGAGAAAGGCAATGGAGAGCTGCATCGAAATTCTCATAGTTAAATTACTGCATGCAACCAAAGACGCTGCCTTGAAG CTTGTGAATCGATTGTCACAGGAAAACCTCATGGCTCATTTGTCAACATTTCTTCCTGCACTTCTGGATGCTTTTGAAAACCACAGCCCATATATCCGCAAG AGCAGCAATCTCCTAGTACGTCCtgcacaggccaagagtacGTCAAGATCGGCAGAGCGCACCTGCATCTTTTATAAGCAGGACGAAGTCACGAAGATAAACAGAGTGTTCTATGTGGTTGTAGCTAGGCATTTGCAACCGTCAAACTATTATAGAAGTTTCGCGTGTTTGTACATAAGCAAGAGATGTGTTTGCCTTTCTCTGATTTTGTTTTCATTTTCACCATCCACAAAAGCTGAGCTACTTGTAGCTGCTATTTATTTATCTATGCTATATGCCCAACCTGAATAA
- the LOC120648347 gene encoding uncharacterized protein LOC120648347 isoform X12, whose protein sequence is MWCSDSKQTLKSRGAGAAGATMGNEESDNFSPTLHKDWSMGLLKLVTATVIFMGGGVPRWTTPSSTSTSATATKNLHQMSSLLEMLDDPDVPLLNVIFHENDPCLAFSVQRKAMESCIEILIVKLLHATKDAALKLVNRLSQENLMAHLSTFLPALLDAFENHSPYIRKQSPSTSCTGQEYVKIGRAHLHLL, encoded by the exons ATGTGGTGCAGCGACTCCAAGCAGACGCTCAAGTCccggggcgccggcgcggccggggcCACCATGGGAAACGAGGAGTCCGACAACTTCTCGCCCACTCTGCACAAGGACTGGTCCATGGGCCTGCTCAAGctcgtcaccgccaccgtcatcttcatgggcggcggcgtgccgcgCTGGACTACTCCCTCCTCGACGTCAACATCGGCTACTGCGACCAAG AATTTACACCAGATGTCTTCACTTCTTGAGATGCTTGATGATCCAGAT GTGCCATTATTGAATGTCATCTTCCATGAAAATGACCCATGTCTTGCCTTTTCCGTCCAGAGAAAGGCAATGGAGAGCTGCATCGAAATTCTCATAGTTAAATTACTGCATGCAACCAAAGACGCTGCCTTGAAG CTTGTGAATCGATTGTCACAGGAAAACCTCATGGCTCATTTGTCAACATTTCTTCCTGCACTTCTGGATGCTTTTGAAAACCACAGCCCATATATCCGCAAG CAATCTCCTAGTACGTCCtgcacaggccaagagtacGTCAAGATCGGCAGAGCGCACCTGCATCTTTTATAA
- the LOC120648347 gene encoding uncharacterized protein LOC120648347 isoform X5 yields the protein MWCSDSKQTLKSRGAGAAGATMGNEESDNFSPTLHKDWSMGLLKLVTATVIFMGGGVPRWTTPSSTSTSATATKNLHQMSSLLEMLDDPDVPTRELALSLLVEILEKHRKAMESCIEILIVKLLHATKDAALKLVNRLSQENLMAHLSTFLPALLDAFENHSPYIRKSSNLLVRPAQAKSTSRSAERTCIFYKQDEVTKINRVFYVVVARHLQPSNYYRSFACLYISKRCVCLSLILFSFSPSTKAELLVAAIYLSMLYAQPE from the exons ATGTGGTGCAGCGACTCCAAGCAGACGCTCAAGTCccggggcgccggcgcggccggggcCACCATGGGAAACGAGGAGTCCGACAACTTCTCGCCCACTCTGCACAAGGACTGGTCCATGGGCCTGCTCAAGctcgtcaccgccaccgtcatcttcatgggcggcggcgtgccgcgCTGGACTACTCCCTCCTCGACGTCAACATCGGCTACTGCGACCAAG AATTTACACCAGATGTCTTCACTTCTTGAGATGCTTGATGATCCAGATGTACCCACCAGAGAGCTAGCCCTTTCTCTATTGGTTGAAATTCTTGAAAAGCAC AGAAAGGCAATGGAGAGCTGCATCGAAATTCTCATAGTTAAATTACTGCATGCAACCAAAGACGCTGCCTTGAAG CTTGTGAATCGATTGTCACAGGAAAACCTCATGGCTCATTTGTCAACATTTCTTCCTGCACTTCTGGATGCTTTTGAAAACCACAGCCCATATATCCGCAAG AGCAGCAATCTCCTAGTACGTCCtgcacaggccaagagtacGTCAAGATCGGCAGAGCGCACCTGCATCTTTTATAAGCAGGACGAAGTCACGAAGATAAACAGAGTGTTCTATGTGGTTGTAGCTAGGCATTTGCAACCGTCAAACTATTATAGAAGTTTCGCGTGTTTGTACATAAGCAAGAGATGTGTTTGCCTTTCTCTGATTTTGTTTTCATTTTCACCATCCACAAAAGCTGAGCTACTTGTAGCTGCTATTTATTTATCTATGCTATATGCCCAACCTGAATAA
- the LOC120648347 gene encoding uncharacterized protein LOC120648347 isoform X9, whose product MSSLLEMLDDPDVPLLNVIFHENDPCLAFSVQRKAMESCIEILIVKLLHATKDAALKAISSQLPCQDEKIIISINSLSKLVNRLSQENLMAHLSTFLPALLDAFENHSPYIRKSSNLLVRPAQAKSTSRSAERTCIFYKQDEVTKINRVFYVVVARHLQPSNYYRSFACLYISKRCVCLSLILFSFSPSTKAELLVAAIYLSMLYAQPE is encoded by the exons ATGTCTTCACTTCTTGAGATGCTTGATGATCCAGAT GTGCCATTATTGAATGTCATCTTCCATGAAAATGACCCATGTCTTGCCTTTTCCGTCCAGAGAAAGGCAATGGAGAGCTGCATCGAAATTCTCATAGTTAAATTACTGCATGCAACCAAAGACGCTGCCTTGAAG GCCATATCTTCTCAATTACCCTGCCAGGATGAGAAAATTATTATCAGCATCAATAGTTTGAGCAAG CTTGTGAATCGATTGTCACAGGAAAACCTCATGGCTCATTTGTCAACATTTCTTCCTGCACTTCTGGATGCTTTTGAAAACCACAGCCCATATATCCGCAAG AGCAGCAATCTCCTAGTACGTCCtgcacaggccaagagtacGTCAAGATCGGCAGAGCGCACCTGCATCTTTTATAAGCAGGACGAAGTCACGAAGATAAACAGAGTGTTCTATGTGGTTGTAGCTAGGCATTTGCAACCGTCAAACTATTATAGAAGTTTCGCGTGTTTGTACATAAGCAAGAGATGTGTTTGCCTTTCTCTGATTTTGTTTTCATTTTCACCATCCACAAAAGCTGAGCTACTTGTAGCTGCTATTTATTTATCTATGCTATATGCCCAACCTGAATAA